TGAAAGACAAGTACTCTGCGCCCCTACCTTGAAGACTGTAAACACGGACAGCGGGATAGAGCTCTCCCGCCGTCGACGAGAGCCCTGCCCCCGCCAACATCAGCACACACTGTTGCCCGGGCGCTGGCATGCATGCGTGCTCATGGCGTGCCTGTGCCATGAAGTGGAAGCACGACATACCAGGAGGGCGCGGCTACCGCAGGTCGACTTTTTGGGCTTGAGCCTTGGCCACTGACTCCCACTCACACCTgctagctcttttttttcctccccaccaccaccaccacctcctcctccgcatTCTTCCGCCTTGTTAAGCCACGGCTTCTCAAATGGAGATGGAGGGACACTGTGCTGAGGACTTTGTGGGAGGGTGGGCGAAAGCGGTAATTTGGTTGTGAGTAATGCTAGGCTTAATCAACAGCTCAAAGTCATGGCCCCGGAGGCCGGGGAAGGGTGAGATATTACCATTAACCTCTGACCTTTGGCACAGTGGTATATGTGCCTGTGGGTCCCAGCATGAAATGCATGTGACCTCcaactctctctgtgtctctgcatgcaAAGCCTACCGACTGCACACAGCGTTCACAGAGGGTTTATCAGGTGTTTTTGCTTATCTCAGGCCATTCCGGAGGGTTGTTTTGAAAGTCAGCCCTGAAGGCATACTGTAAAGGTGACGGCACAAGTATGAAATCAATACTGGAACACTGAAGTGAGTGCATCCAAAGAAACTTTCATTGTGGATTTCAGCCATTCATCGagcaaaaaagccaaaaatctGCATGTTCAAGCTCTAATGAGCTGGGATTTGCctctaaatataatattttgtgCACACAGGCGTTAaaatagacaaactaaataatgtattttaattgaGAAAACAATTGACAGACTCGTTGACAGTGAAACTCATCATCAGCTGCAGCCTCTAGTCgcgaaaaacaacatttcaacatttcgGTATTTCTTCCTTTTCCCAAAGGCGTCATTTCTTTTGTGGCATTCTCCAGTTCACGTGTTGCTCATATCTAACATCTGAATAATTTATTAGAACTAATTACAGAATATGAATCAACACCAGCGCCTTAACAAGACATAGAGTCTCGGTAAAGAACACAAAGGTACCTTCAAGATGACTTTGCGACTGTAGAGGTGACTTCTCGCCGGTCCCAGACTGAAAAGGCTGCTTCACGCTGTGGAAGGAGGTTaactctttgtctgtctctctctctctcaggggcAGCTGCGGAGAACATGCTCGGCAGCCTGCTGTGTCTTCCTGGCTCGGGTTCAGTACTGCTGGACCCCTATGGCTCCACCATCTCGGAGACCACGAGCGAGGCCTGGAGCGTGGAGGTCCTTCCCAGTGACTCAGGTATGGAGCCAggtttaattcacacacaccttctgaCTGATCTTCTGCTTTGATTATCAGTTAATTGTGACATAATTAACAGGTATAATCAtagttaaatgtattttcatgcGCTCCTACACTTTGTTTGAGTAAAATAAGACGATGAAGCGTCTTATTTTTGTCTTCATCTCCTTGACAGTCGGacatacatatttatgtttgttggATACAGTGGGGGTAGGGACCACCAGGTGTGGGCGCTCGGCATtccacaccaaaaaaacaaaacaaacgtgcGTGCATCTGtcactgtatttgtgtgcaCTCGCCTGTCTTTCAGGGCAGATCTGAGCGTGCCAGTAAAAGGCAGCTCAGGGTTTCCTTAGAGGCGACCACCAGGTGTGTTTGCACCTGTGGTGGAGCGGCGGGGAGGGAAGCACGAGGACAGCAGCTGTCCTCCACTCAGTTTTTCTTTACCTGGGCTAGACTTTACGTCGCATCCCTTTCCGAGACTGGTGTTTACATCTCGGGCGTAAACGGGCGTCCGTTTTATGTCTCATAAATGATCagttctttgtctgttttttgcaAATTGAACCCACAatccaaacctttttttattaatgagaGATTATGTGCTTAACTCCCCCTATGAAAAGCGGTGTTTTGTGAAAATCAGCAGAGTGTTTTATTAACAGCGTTAAGTGTTTCTTTGAAAAGCCTGGGCCTTATGTTAATTGAAGTAGTACAGCACTTCAATATGTGCCGCGCAGAAATGACATGCATGAGTGTCCTGATTGCTTTTTGTTCCGTTTGCTGCCCCTGTTCTGCTCGGTAATAGCGCGATCGGAGGGGCCCGCTTTGAGTACAGCGCTTGTTTCATGGCTAAGGCAGCAGAAAACTACACTCTGAAGAGCACTTCAGCAACACATTATTACTAACGAGCATGCAAATGAGTACTGCTGTTAGTATGGAGCCTCTGGGTTCGACCCAACAGCTCCATTGGGTAGCCAAAGAATTGGCCGTACTAGCTTTATGGTTTGGGTTGGCAGTTATAAGACATGATAATGTATGCTTTGTTTGATTTCGTGCATATGTGCACACTTGGTTTCCCAATAATCATAACGGGATGGGGGGCGGGGTGGAGAGAGAGTGCCCATCGTCTGTAGCCAAACTGAGTGCAGTAGATTGTGAGTTCTCGTCTCAAATGGCTTAAAGAGAGACGTCTTTTCCTTTTGGGTCTTTTTCGCAGAAGCCCAGGACCTGAAACAGGAGGAGCGTCTGCAGGAGCTGGAGAGCTGCTCAGGAGTCGGCAGCACCTCGGACGATACGGAGGTCAGAGAGGTCAGCTCGAGACCCAGCACACCAGGCCTCAGTGTCGTCTCAGGTATAAACCCGTATAACGTATTCTGTCCCCCCACATCGTCCTCTCTCTGAAACAATCAGCTCTATTTCTGTTCCCCCCTTTTGTCTCCTAGTTGAAAAAGTCCTTAATTGACCTGCATTGTTAAATTCCGGTTTAATAAACGGACAAAGCTGCCTGTTTCTCACCCTCCTTGATTCTGTGTTAGAGCGGTCATGTTGCTGCGAGGGTTGTTAACCAGTTTAATGGGGTCAGTGTGACTTTTTGTGCATGACACAGGCTATcgctgcctgttttttttttgtttccgtGGGCTCAGGTGGACATGCTACGTTGACATGCATGAAGTAGTATCCTAGATTAAGAAGCCAGCGGTGATGCTCCTGGCTCGGCTCACAGGAAAACGTCCCACGGGATCGGGCCGATGGATAGTCTGCATCTGATGATCACTCTTATCCGTGTCTTTGCCCTAACCCATGGGAGCTTACGCTACCAATTTAGAGTTCCCAGTGGGTTCCCATCTCAGGGAAACTATGCAGTGtagtaaagagaaaaatatcCTCTTTTGTTTGAGAGACATTGAGCatgcaggttttgttttttgacttctGCCAAGCCCAAAGTATTTTACTGTGTCGAGTCCTGAATGTCAACacggatgtttgtttttgtttttttcacgcAGGCATCAGTGCAACCTCAGAAGACATCCCCAACAAGATCGAGGACCTGCGGTCAGAGTGCAGCTCAGACTTTGGAGGGAAGGACTCTGTGACCAGTCCAGATGGGGAGGAGTCAGGCCACGGTAGGAGAGTGTCACATCCCCGCTAGGCTAGCTAAGCCATCAGTCCAGTGTCTATCTGGTCTGAACGGCACCGGCCAGAACTATCAATCCCCGTCACCTTCAGAGCTGTCACCGAGCTGAATTACTGTTTCAGCTCTCAACGATTGTCACTGCCAACGTAAAGTTAGagttaaatgttatttgttgGCCTAAACCACCTTTGGAGGCCCGGCTTTTATCTTTCCTAACTTCTAACAGCAATGTGCATTTGTGAATCAGTTGTTAATGTAGTAATGGAGCTCTTAATTGTCTGCTATCCTCTTGTGTTTTCACAGGAGCACACCATCTGACATCTCCACCTTCACAGAGCGATTCCTTACTGGCCATGTTCGATCCCCTCTCCTCCGGTGAAGGTAATTTGCACTTCCAGGCTGCTctacagccaatcagagccagAAATGAGTATCATTAAATCCCTACCCTAATGTCGTGGGCTTCACAGAACAGCTTGAGCTCTGTGATATTAACCAAAAAGAGCGCCCCGCGCCCCCTTTCACACAAAGCCGTACCCCAATTACTGAACTTATTATAAGTGCAAGtgaaatgtcatttcatttggCCCAATTTTAATATCCCAAATTTATTCTTAGCGGTCTTTGTCCCCGTGCGTTTTGTTTGTAGCGCAGGTGGAAAAGAGAGGAATGGTcgtggctgtgtgtctgtggcaaGGTGAAGGGATGACAGGTTGAGAGACCTCACCCCGGGCTCTTTGGCACTGTCCCCTCGTCCCACTGTGCTCATGGCACGAGGCTGCCATTGGAAGCTTTTCAGGAGAGAGAGTGTACCCTTGGAACAGGTGGCCTACCTATACCTAGGGCTCATCTCCCACCAACATCTCTCTTTAGCACTCTCCCccacttttctgctgtttttttttttaataatgttgaaCAACTACTCTTTAGAGACGTGTGATTTAGTGGTACAGAACAAATTTCAGTATTTCATTGGAATAAGGTTTAAACACAAATATCTTCTTGGGGGAAAAAGGTCTTTGTGAAGTTGGTGAGTAAGAATCTAATGAAACTGCTCGTACCCGGTGTACAGGGATGTTTGAATTTTATCTGTTTCCATTTGGAAAAACTCAACAATCTTTCATTCTCTGTCTTTTATCACCTCAGGCTCCTCCACCGGCACAATAGTGAGGCCTAAAGTGCACTACGCCAGACCCCCTCACCCTCCCCCCGATCCTCCCATCCCCGAAGCCAGCGCCCTGGGCCCGGAGACGCGCCACTCTCTCTTCACGCCCCACTGCCTGGCCCAGGCCGAGCTGGAGCACACCAAGCAGCGCCACTCCTTCCCCGACAGGCTGGTCCGCAGCCGCAGCTCCGACATCGTGTGCCCGGGCCGCCGGCCCACAAGCGACCCTGGCCTTAACCGGCGGGTGGCGGTTGAAGAGCGCGACCCCGCCGGGGCCTTCGCCTTAGGCCCGTCCTCGTCCCCCAGCAAGGACTCCCTGAAAGGAGAGGTAACCAGCtacagaaacataaacaaacagcttcTTCTGTGGCGAGTTGTGTGTAATAATCTTTAATCCGCAGGTCGAGGACAGGAAAGACAGCGACGACGAGAAGTCTGATCGCAACAGACCCTGGTGGAAGAAACGTTTCGTGTCAGCCATTCCCAAAGGTAAGGAAGCCGAACACTCGGCTCATTCGAAGCATGTTCTCTTCCCTAAAGTGAAAAACGacgttttgtacattttaaaagtgaTCCGTTTTGTTTCCTgcgctctgtttttgtttttgttttgttttttgtttgcagcgggagaaagaaaaaagttctCTTAATCGCAACTGACAGGAAATATCACACTTTAAAGAGCCGAGCGAAAACCAATTTATAACGCGAAAAAGAGAATGATGATCCATGTTGTCCACTCCATCGCTGATGCTCCAGTTGGAAAATTACGTTTCTTGTTGTTTGAAGTTACTCCAGAGACGTGTTCGGtccttttctttccccccctctctcacgTCTCACTGGCTGCAGATTCATATAGACTTTTCAAAGCTAATCAGTCATCAGAGGAGCTTTAGCTGTGTAGATTGTATGGCTGTAGCCCTCCCAGCAGTGCTGTCAGCCAGCGGCTAATGGTCATTAGATAGACCTTTCTGTCATCAGCACTGATAGATGACACATCTCTTGTTGCAGTTCTACTCTACAACCATCTCTCATACATCTGTCTGGGAAATAATGAGCTGTGCCCACACAGAATGACTGCTTATTACTCTTTGAGATAATGATGTTTCTTAAGCAAACACTGAATTGATATTCAGAAAATGGACGTCTGTGTGCGAGCAGCAGAGAGCCGCGAAGCTCCCAAAGCGCCGATCTGCTGCTGAATCTGTGTAGAGCCCGTTGTGTTTGTCCTGTTGCTCTGCATGGTGACGCGCGATCAGTTGTCCGGCAGAGCGGCAGCCCCGTGTGTGAAAGGCCAACCCTGTCTGTTGTGTCCCTCACAGTGCTGTATTGGACGGCTGAGAGTGATGTCCCAGGTAACGCTTCCCATGCTGTCGTCATCGAGCAAGCTTGTACCGCTGGAAGCCAGCGTGCTGCGCGCCCATGCTGCTTTTAGTAGATGTCGCCTTAGAGCTGTAGAGCTGTGATGTGACATGGTGTAACCTGAGTCCTCCTCATCCATGCATCCGTTTTTtatccccccttttttttttttcctttggctCCATTTTTACTGTGCGGAGAATACAGAATATCAACGTAACCCGAcgtgtcctgtgtgtgtcatCAAATCGTAGACTCCGTGTCTctcctgtttgtcctgtttgcACCTCAGTGTTAACAGGACGAGCATCATTAAGCTTGTTTACGTCTGTATGACCAGGGATGGGCATGAGTACTCGTTCAACGTATCGAACACTCGCAGTGAGATCTGCacgtgagcagcagcagcagataaatTTGTGTATCATagattctgggaattttcaatgggaataaactgggaatttactaAATTGAAGGTTTAACGgggaacttaaatataattgtgggaaaatatattttagcatcatcttgactaaaacaacccagatttcatgcaggtgcACCTGAATATCTGCTATCACATGCATATacttactgcagggctgttgaggccacgccccctacctgcacaggtgatttctgcacctggaccacactttagagcccagagactattgaagctcgtggactacataatattgttcagtaaaataattcaaatgtgataaagttctactgcttatgacaaaacaaaatgtttatatttatgtttgttttaaattacccccaatttccaattaattcccatggagttcccaattttgaatatttccaaaattccccagcttaactttttttccccataatTTTACTAGAAATTGTCCGAACGAGAATCACAAAAGTGAGAAACTGAGAGTTGATCTGTAAAGTAAAGCAGCCACAgccattttaatgtttgtgggtgtgtttcttcttcatgttggaGGATAACCACACCTGCATCCTCACTCGTGTTCTTACATCTGAGAGTACTCGAGTATGTAAACGACTCATAATGCCCATCCCTGATATCAGCTGTACTTCTTCTAACGAGTTACAGTGGACCTTTGTGATATTCTGCTATGAACCAatggtttcattcatttcaatattCCTTTGCTCCTTTTCTTAGCAAACTTCTACActagactttttgtttttgttactgtaTGATCATGTCATCTTATATTGAGATTTTTAAGTCTCAATACAAACCATGAAAACCCCCCCAAAGATTTAGCAAAGTGGCTGTGAACCGGTGACTCATGATCAGCTTGTCATCCAGCGATGCTGAAAGTCGTGTCCGTCCACCAATCGCGTGTCTTTCCTCCACAGCTCCGATCGCGGCGTTCAGGAAAAGGGACAAGCAGGAGAAAGACGACATCGCCCAGGAGCGAGTCCCACAAGGTCTGTCAACGTCCCGGACAACATGTGGCCAgcgtttcttcttctgtctttgcaTCGCGTGTTTAACCGTTGAGTTTTGCTTTCTCAGATGACCCGATGCCCAGACAAAGCTCTCAAGCACAGGCAGCTGAAGACATCCTGGACAAGTACAGAAACATCAAGAGGACCAGCCCGAGCGATGGAGCCGCAGGTGGAGCTTCTTATGATGGCACAGGAGGTCGGTGAAAGAACActcttttatacacacacacgctcacagtCGATGGGTTTGAGtcattagtttatttttgtttacgATGGCAGATCTCTGCGTCGAGGACAACGTGCACGACTCTCCCCGAGAAGACACTCTGCAGAACATTTCCACAGATGACCTCCCGGACTCAGCCAGCCAGACAGCGCAGCAGCACGACTCCAAGTTCTCTTTCAGGTCtgaaagtcacaaaaacaaccCCAACGTGCAAAGTTTAGTAGATTAGTCTCAACCTTCGCTGTTAATCACAACTGTTTCTGTCTTCCAGTGATGCAAAGAAGAAGCTGAGGTTGGCGTTGTGCTCTGCAGACTCGGTGGCTCTGCCCATCATGGCTCCTGCAACCACACGAAACGGGCTGCCCGACCACATGGACTCTGAAGGTACGCAGTCCTAAAACTTACAGTAGTCTAGTAGCAATGCACCATGCATGCAGTTAGATCTGCGTTTAAAGCTGAAgtagcctctctctctttctctgctgcctcGTGTCTCGCCGCTAAGCCCCTCCCACCGAATGACGCTCCAAACGTAGTCGTGCGTTTTGCTCGGCTTGAAGGTTAACTGTTGTAACGTGACGTAACGTTTTCTGTAGCTCCAACAGATTCGTCTTCTGCTGATCACCTCACGTCGACTTCACTAcaagtttttatattttatataaagagAGTCGCTGTGATTGGCTtgttatttgatatttattatattatttggttgtttgtttgattcCAACCAGGTCCAGTTTTTAAGCTCACAGATGCTTTTGAAGGATCCTTTCAATTAAATCTTGTTACATACAAAAATACTAAATTCTAAAATCAGAAAGAAATAATTTTTCCAAAGCTGAATAACTTTCAAAACCTGATGATAACCATTAATTTCAAACATGTTCAGAGTTAGAGAGTGTATTAATTCACAACTTGGTGCTAACCTACTAGACTTCAGGTATCTTTGTCACAAGTCTCCACAGGGAGCAGGGTACAAGCCCTTAATGTTGGCACGCGTCCAACCCGCTGAAAGTGTCCTTAAGCAAGACACCAAATCTGTACCACCTTCACCTTCTGACTCGCCTTCCAAGGTTTGGGGCAAGGTTAGAAGAGTGGGGGATGTTAGGAGAGAATTCCCAGATGGTGTCAGTAAAATATCACGTTATTAGAAATACTCGTGTAACCACGCAGATTCATATTTGTTCAAGAGTAAAAATCCAATAAATGCAGCTTTCCTCGCAGTGATTCTGCACCGTCACACCCTGAAGTGGGGACAGGCAGAATCAGGTGACATCCTGTGAAATGGTCAACAGTAAAACCACGACTCCATCTTCGTGGCCATCAGTCACATTGTCATGAAGAGGCAGCAGGTTGATCTGATTACAGCGGCCAGCCGTTTTTTTTGTGAGCCCGCGAGCCGCTTCGTCTAATgccgtcgtcctcctcctcccctcagacAATGAGATCGTCTGCTTCCTGAAGGTTCAGCTAGCAGAGGCCATCAACCTCCAGGATAAGAACCAGATGGCCCAGATCCAGGAGACCACGCGCTGTGTCAGCCGCTTCGACGCACGCACCTGCAGGAAGCTGCTGGCTGCCATCGCCGAGGATTACAGGTAACTGCGGAGGCCTGGGGAGCCGACGCGAGCCCCGCTTACCCCATGGGTCCTTCATTTTGTTATCTTCTCTTTGCTCGGCGCATAATGTGGTTTGAGGCAACGACAGAGATGTAGCCAGTGGCTGTAATAAAAtccaaatgtttgtgtgtgcgtgtgtgtttcctttttagAAAGCGGGCACCGTACATAGCGTATCTAACCAGGTGTCGTCAGGGCCTGCAGACCTCGCAGGCCCATCTGGAGAGGCTCCTCCAGAGGGTGCTGAGAGACAAGGAGGTGGCTAACCGCTACTTCACCACGGTCTGCGTTCGGCTCCTGCTCGAACACATGGAGGCCAAGATGCTCGACTTCATTAAAGGTGTCTCTACATTTGCACATTCAGCGTGACTGAACTCATAAATACGACGGCCGCTTTgttgtttacctttttaaatgtcagttaatATGAAATATCTCCACATTTAGTCAGATTTATCAGTAAAGCTTTATTCCTTCTTTTGGTTTGTGCCTTTaagtctcctctctcttcagtcAGTCCTATTGTTGCACAGTGGAGGTTGCACATAGGAGGTCTCGTGCCTGTGTTACAtctgctgtctctctgctccCCCCTCCAGCGTTCCAGGGGTGCACAGCAGCGGATGACAAGACGGCAGCGGTGGAGGATTTTCTGCGCTACTTGTACGGTGCCATGGCCCGCGATGCCATTTGGCAGTACGCGAGCGAGGACCAGCTGCAGGACGCCCAGATGGCTATCGAGCGCAGCGTTATGAACCGCATCTTCAAACTGGCCTTCTACCCCAACCAGGATGGAGACATCCTCAGAGACCAGTGAGTGGGGCGCTGTCTCACGAGGAGGAGTGTTATGAGCTGATGATAGTCTTAATGTGTCTGTAACTCTCTTAATTTACACTTTACTCATGCACGgatccttgaaatccttgaaagcTTGTGAATTTGAGGGACATTTGAACAATGAAAGTCgttgaaagtgcttgaatttatacattttgtgcaagaataaaaaaaatgcaaagttcttttgatatttttctaaCATTCTGGCGCATCagtgtctgaaaataaaaatgtttagtCCTTGATTTTGAGGGACTTTGAGGGAACTGGGCCTGGAAAGGCCttaaagtccttgaatttgatgtttaaagaGGTGTAGGAACTCTGACTCTCATATCTTTGCGTGTATAGAAAGTATATACAGTAAGGATGATGCTGTAAACAGCAGAATTAAAGCCACTTCATCGCTAGCAGACTTGTTAATATTTCTACAGATGTGTTATCAGAACAGCTGCTCTGTTGGATCGGGCTGAGCGTCTCTCTGTCGTCTCATACCGAGTTGTTTTGTCTCACACAGGCTTTTCCACGAACACATCCAGCGGCTCTCCAAAGTTGTGACGGCCAATCATAAAGCTCTTCAAGTCCCGGAGGTATCTACCCTGTGACGTGTTCTTCTTTCCACGCgtccacacattcacagactCGTTGGTAGACGTAGCTTCAGAAAGTTTGACGGCTGAACTCTTGGTCTGGTCTGCAGGTTTACCTGAAGGAGGCCCCCTGGCCCTCCGCGCAGTCTGAGATCAGGACCATCAACGCGTACAAGACGCCACGAGACAAAGTGCAGTGTATACTGCGCATGTGCTCCACCATCATGAACCTCCTCAGTCTGGCCAATGAAGACTCTGTCCCCGGGGCGGACGACTTCGTCCCCGTGCTCGTCTTTGTCCTCATCAGGGTGAGTGTGTCCTTCATCCTCAGTCAGTATTAAGCTGTTTTCTATTGATCAATAATTAAGTTTTCACTAATGAAGAGGAAGAATAATCCAAATAATAACTACAAGGCTGCACAAAGACTGCTATCTGCTAACCTGTGTGGAtgcattttacatatttacatatttatgactGTAATCTGCACGGCGTTGCGTGAGCTTCTTTCAGCGGCTAATGTGAGCCCATCCCCGCATCTCCTCCCCTCCAGGCAAACCCGCCCTGCCTGCTGTCCACCGTTCAGTACATCAATAATTTCTATGCCAGCCGGCTGAGTGGGGAGGAGTGCTATTGGTGGATGCAGTTCACCGCGGCGCTGGAATTCATTAAGACCATCGACGATCGCAAGTGAAGCAGAACAGCCACCTGTATGGGCAGACTGCGGGGGAAGGAGCCGGGAGACTGGGAGACTTCCCAACCAACTGCTCCCTCCGCACAGCTTATGAAACCTGGCCGTCAGCCTGCtcctttatttgtatagctTGTACATAGCCAGAGACGTTGAAAgattacaaaatatatattactgtatgtatgtggacAAATCCAGGTTTTAGccgtggtggaaaaaaaaacaaaaacggcCTTGGGGCAAGAATTGGCAACTTTGAAAgcgatttttatttttttttcttatctttttgtctcttcattAAATCAACCTAAAAGATaatcctatatatatatatataaagggaCCAGACTTCCTTGATGTGATCACTGATCTTTTCCCCCCCCTGAGTGAGAGGGAAGGGC
This genomic stretch from Larimichthys crocea isolate SSNF chromosome III, L_crocea_2.0, whole genome shotgun sequence harbors:
- the gapvd1 gene encoding GTPase-activating protein and VPS9 domain-containing protein 1 isoform X5, with product MVKPDIHTLAHHLKQERLYVASEKQLIQRLNSDVLKTAERLYRAAWIAKQQRINLDRLILTSAEASPAECCQHAKMLEDTQFVDGYKTLGFQETIYGEFLARLRDNPRLVASCLVAGERLNQEHTQGVIHTVFTSLYGNCIMQEDESYLLQVLRYLIEFELKESDNPRRLLRRGTCAFSILFKLFSEGLYSAKLFLTATLHEPIMQLLVEDEDHLETDPAKVTERLTPAQQERFGEKGSEGYKQRVQAAVEANEAKLVALVNKFIGYLKQNTYCFPHSLRWIVSQMYKTLSCVERLEVGEVRTMCTDLLLTCFICPAIVNPEQYGIISDAPINEVARFNLMQVGQHLQQLAMADDDADPRRKSSLSKFDKSCVAAFLDVVIGGRAVETPPMSSMNLLEGLSRTAVYITHNQLLVLVDFVRSVMAGDHLREEEHMALETLVANVPQNRTVKSNSLELTPSNTPQLSPATTPANKKNRLPIDQPAAARSRSRTNIAQEGEAEASSQESLQELMPEEVLVISLGTGPQTVPGMMSENEVLNLQMADGAQGDGHADDTKLHGKPDKTLRFSLCSDNLEGISEGPSNRSNSVSSLDLEGESVSELGAGPSGSNGVEALQLLEHEQATTQDNLDDKLRKFEIRDMMGLTDDRDISETVSETWSTDVLGSDFDPNMDEDRLQEIAGAAAENMLGSLLCLPGSGSVLLDPYGSTISETTSEAWSVEVLPSDSEAQDLKQEERLQELESCSGVGSTSDDTEVREVSSRPSTPGLSVVSGISATSEDIPNKIEDLRSECSSDFGGKDSVTSPDGEESGHGAHHLTSPPSQSDSLLAMFDPLSSGEGSSTGTIVRPKVHYARPPHPPPDPPIPEASALGPETRHSLFTPHCLAQAELEHTKQRHSFPDRLVRSRSSDIVCPGRRPTSDPGLNRRVAVEERDPAGAFALGPSSSPSKDSLKGEVEDRKDSDDEKSDRNRPWWKKRFVSAIPKVLYWTAESDVPAPIAAFRKRDKQEKDDIAQERVPQDDPMPRQSSQAQAAEDILDKYRNIKRTSPSDGAAGGASYDGTGDLCVEDNVHDSPREDTLQNISTDDLPDSASQTAQQHDSKFSFSDAKKKLRLALCSADSVALPIMAPATTRNGLPDHMDSEDNEIVCFLKVQLAEAINLQDKNQMAQIQETTRCVSRFDARTCRKLLAAIAEDYRKRAPYIAYLTRCRQGLQTSQAHLERLLQRVLRDKEVANRYFTTVCVRLLLEHMEAKMLDFIKAFQGCTAADDKTAAVEDFLRYLYGAMARDAIWQYASEDQLQDAQMAIERSVMNRIFKLAFYPNQDGDILRDQLFHEHIQRLSKVVTANHKALQVPEVYLKEAPWPSAQSEIRTINAYKTPRDKVQCILRMCSTIMNLLSLANEDSVPGADDFVPVLVFVLIRANPPCLLSTVQYINNFYASRLSGEECYWWMQFTAALEFIKTIDDRK
- the gapvd1 gene encoding GTPase-activating protein and VPS9 domain-containing protein 1 isoform X6, whose amino-acid sequence is MVKPDIHTLAHHLKQERLYVASEKQLIQRLNSDVLKTAERLYRAAWIAKQQRINLDRLILTSAEASPAECCQHAKMLEDTQFVDGYKTLGFQETIYGEFLARLRDNPRLVASCLVAGERLNQEHTQGVIHTVFTSLYGNCIMQEDESYLLQVLRYLIEFELKESDNPRRLLRRGTCAFSILFKLFSEGLYSAKLFLTATLHEPIMQLLVEDEDHLETDPAKVTERLTPAQQERFGEKGSEGYKQRVQAAVEANEAKLVALVNKFIGYLKQNTYCFPHSLRWIVSQMYKTLSCVERLEVGEVRTMCTDLLLTCFICPAIVNPEQYGIISDAPINEVARFNLMQVGQHLQQLAMADDDADPRRKSSLSKFDKSCVAAFLDVVIGGRAVETPPMSSMNLLEGLSRTAVYITHNQLLVLVDFVRSVMAGDHLREEEHMALETLVANVPQNRTVKSNSLELTPSNTPQLSPATTPANKKNRLPIAAARSRSRTNIAQEGEAEASSQESLQELMPEEVLVISLGTGPQTVPGMMSENEVLNLQMADGAQGDGHADDTKLHGKPDKTLRFSLCSDNLEGISEGPSNRSNSVSSLDLEGESVSELGAGPSGSNGVEALQLLEHEQATTQDNLDDKLRKFEIRDMMGLTDDRDISETVSETWSTDVLGSDFDPNMDEDRLQEIAGAAAENMLGSLLCLPGSGSVLLDPYGSTISETTSEAWSVEVLPSDSEAQDLKQEERLQELESCSGVGSTSDDTEVREVSSRPSTPGLSVVSGISATSEDIPNKIEDLRSECSSDFGGKDSVTSPDGEESGHGAHHLTSPPSQSDSLLAMFDPLSSGEGSSTGTIVRPKVHYARPPHPPPDPPIPEASALGPETRHSLFTPHCLAQAELEHTKQRHSFPDRLVRSRSSDIVCPGRRPTSDPGLNRRVAVEERDPAGAFALGPSSSPSKDSLKGEVEDRKDSDDEKSDRNRPWWKKRFVSAIPKVLYWTAESDVPAPIAAFRKRDKQEKDDIAQERVPQDDPMPRQSSQAQAAEDILDKYRNIKRTSPSDGAAGGASYDGTGDLCVEDNVHDSPREDTLQNISTDDLPDSASQTAQQHDSKFSFSDAKKKLRLALCSADSVALPIMAPATTRNGLPDHMDSEDNEIVCFLKVQLAEAINLQDKNQMAQIQETTRCVSRFDARTCRKLLAAIAEDYRKRAPYIAYLTRCRQGLQTSQAHLERLLQRVLRDKEVANRYFTTVCVRLLLEHMEAKMLDFIKAFQGCTAADDKTAAVEDFLRYLYGAMARDAIWQYASEDQLQDAQMAIERSVMNRIFKLAFYPNQDGDILRDQLFHEHIQRLSKVVTANHKALQVPEVYLKEAPWPSAQSEIRTINAYKTPRDKVQCILRMCSTIMNLLSLANEDSVPGADDFVPVLVFVLIRANPPCLLSTVQYINNFYASRLSGEECYWWMQFTAALEFIKTIDDRK